The following DNA comes from Buttiauxella agrestis.
AGCGGCCGTGTCATGCTGGCGCGTTTTGATAGCGACACTCGCAGTATCTGCCTGCGCGAAATTCATCGTTTCACTAACTGCTTAAAACTGGCCGAAGCTTCCACCGTCTGGGACGTCGACGCGCTGGAAGATGAAATCCGTACCGGCCTGCAAAAAGCCTGTGACGAAGGCATTTCTATCGACAGCATCGGCATCGACACCTGGGGTGTGGATTACGTGCTGATTGACCGCGAAGGCAAACGCGTCGGGCAGCCCATTTCCTACCGCGACAGCCGTACCGATGGCGTCATGGACACCGCGTTTAAGCAGTTGGGGCGTGAAGATATTTACCGCCGCACCGGCATTCAATTCCTGCCATTTAACACGCTCTATCAGTTCCGTGCACTGGTGGAACAGCAGCCGGAACTGATCGATAACGTCGAGCACGCCCTGTTGATCCCGGACTATTTCTGCTTCCGCCTGACTGGCGCACTGAACTGGGAATATACCAACGCGACCACCACGCAACTGGTGAATATCAACAGCGACAACTGGGATGAAACGCTGCTCGACTGGGCGGGCGTGCCGCATAAATGGTTCGGCACACCGACGCATCCGGGCAACGTCATCGGCCAGTGGATTTGCCGTGAAGGCAACAAAATCCCGGTGGTTTCGGTTGCCACGCATGACACCGCCAGCGCGGTGATTGGTGCTCCGCTGAAAGACAAAGATGCCGCGTATCTCTCTTCCGGCACCTGGTCGCTGATGGGTTTTGAGAGCAAAACGCCTTATGCCAATAGCGCGGCGCTGGCCGCCAACATCACCAACGAAGGTGGTGCGGAAGGGCGCTATCGGGTACTGAAAAACATTATGGGCCTGTGGCTATTGCAGCGCGTGACCCGCGAACTGGGCATCACCGATCTGTCAGATCTTATCGATCGTACCAGACAAACTCCGGCCTGCCGTTTTGTGATCAACCCGAACGACGATCGTTTTATTAATCCGGAAAGCATGAGCCGCGAAATTCAGGCAGCGTGTCGCGAAAGCAACCAGCCGGTGCCGTTCACCGACAACGAACTGGCGCGCTGCATTTTCGACAGCCTGGCGCTGCTGTATGCCAAAACGCTGTCAGAACTCGCCACCGTCCGTGGCCGCCCGTTTAGCTGCCTGCACATTGTCGGTGGCGGTAGCCAGAACGCCTTACTCAATCAGCTATGCGCCGATGCCTGCGGTATTCCGGTGTTCGCCGGGCCGATTGAAGCCTCAACGCTCGGCAATATCGGCTGCCAGTTAATGGCGCTGGACGAAATCACTGATGTCGATGACTTCCGCAAAGTTGTCGCCGCCAACTATGAACTGAAATCTTTTTCCCCCGAAACAGAAAGCGAAATTGCCCGCTATATCGCGCAGTTTCCGCTGAACATTCAAACACGAAAGGAGTTTTGCGCATGACCACATCTCTTGAAACAGCCTGGGAACTGGCGAAACAGCGCTTTGCTGCTGTCGGTGTTGATGTTGAAGCCGCACTGCAACAGCTCGACCGTTTACCGGTTTCTATGCACTGCTGGCAGGGCGATGACGTTGCCGGATTTGAAAACCCGGAAGGCGCGCTGAGCGGCGGGATTCAGGCGACGGGCAATTACCCGGGTAAAGCGCGCAATGCCGCTGAATTACGCTCGGATCTGGAACGCGCATTAAGCCTGATTCCTGGGCCAAAACGCCTGAATCTGCACGCGATTTATCTGGAGTCTGAACAGCCGGTTTCCCGCGACAAAATCAAACCAGAACATTTTAAAAACTGGGTTGAGTGGGCGAAAACCAACAAACTAGGGCTGGATTTTAACCCGTCTTGTTTCTCGCACCCGTTAAGCGCCGACGGTTTTACGCTTTCGCACGCTAATGATGAAATCCGCCAGTTCTGGATTGACCACGTTAAGGCCAGCCGCAAAGTGTCCGCGTACTTCGGCGAACAATTGGGCACGCCGTCAGTCATGAACATCTGGATCCCGGATGGCATGAAAGACATCACCGTTGACCGACTGGCCCCGCGCCAGCGTTTAGTCGCCGCCCTTGATGAAGCGATGAGCGAAAAACTCAATCCGCAACACCACATCGACGCGGTAGAAAGCAAACTGTTCGGTATCGGTGCGGAAAGCTACACCGTCGGCTCCAACGAATTCTATTTTGGTTACGCGACCAGCCGCCAGACCGCACTGTGTCTGGATGCGGGCCACTTCCATCCGACCGAAGTTATCTCCGACAAAATCTCCAGCGCCATGTTGTATGTGCCGCGCCTGCTGCTGCATGTGAGCCGTCCGGTGCGTTGGGACAGCGACCACGTGGTGCTGCTGGATGATGAAACTCAGGCGATCGCCAGCGAGATTATTCGCCACGATCTGTTCGATCGTGTGCACATCGGCCTGGATTTCTTCGACGCCTCCATTAACCGCATCGCCGCGTGGGTTATCGGCACGCGCAATATGAAGAAAGCGCTGCTGCGTGCGCTGCTTGAGCCAACTGAAACCCTGCGCCAGCTCGAGCTGGAAGGCGATTACACCGCGCGTCTGGCATTGCTTGAAGAGCAAAAATCGCTGCCCTGGGCGGCGGTCTGGGAAATGTACTGCCAGCGCAACGACACGCCGGTTGATGCCCAGTGGCTGAAAACAGTGCGGACTTATGAAAAAGACGTGTTGAGCCAACGCGCTTAACCACCCTCATCCCAACCTTCTCCCTGAGGGAGAAGGGGAAAAATGAACACAACAGGAACCACAAGACTATGCAGAACATCCTTAACGCCTGGTTTGTAGAAGGCATGATCAAAGCAACGAGCGACGCCTGGCTGAAAGGCTGGGACGAGCGCAATGGCGGCAACATCACCATGCGTCTGGATGAAGCGGATATCACGCCATTCCAGGCTGAATTCCACGCCGCTCCGCGTTATATCGCCCTAAGCCAGCCGATGCCTGAACTGGCGAACACGCCGTTCATCGTGACCGGTTCCGGCAAATTCTTCCGTAACGTGCAGCTCGACCCGGCAGCAAATATTGGCGTGGTGAAAGTGGACAATCGCGGTACGGGCTACCACATTTTGTGGGGGCTGGAGAACGAAGCGGTGCCGACTTCGGAACTGGCTTCGCATTTCCAGTCACACAGCGTGCGTATCAAAATCACCGGCGGAAAAGATCGCGTCATTATGCATTGCCACGCCACCAACCTGATTGCCCTGACGTACGTGCTGGAAAACACGACCGACGTGATTACCCGCAAATTGTGGGAAGGCAGCACCGAGTGTCTGGTGGTGTTCCCGGACGGCGTGGGCATTCTGCCGTGGATGGTACCGGGCACCGATGAAATTGGCACGGCGACCGCTGGCGAGATGACAAAACATTCGCTGGTGTTGTGGCCGTTCCACGGGGTATTCGGTAGCGGCCCGACGCTTGATGAAGCGTTTGGTCTTATTGATACCGCCGAGAAGTCTGCCGAAGTATTGGTAAAAGTCATTTCGATGGGTGGCATGAAACAAACCATTTCTCGTGATGAGCTTATCGCGCTCGGCAAGCGTTTTGGTGTCACCCCATTAGCCAGTGCTTTAGAGCTTTAAGTCGTAAACATAGAGCGGGTTAACCCGCTCTATGACAAAAATAAAAAACACCTGCAAACCCTACATACATCGGAGTACAAGCAATGAAAACTAAAGCAATATTAGGTTGTACGCTCACCGTTGTCGCACTGGCTCTGTCCAGCTCTGCCCTTGCTGAAGTGAAAATCGCGCTGGTGGCGAAATCCCTCGGGAATGGTTTCTTTGAAGCAGCAAACGTCGGGGCGCAGGAAGCCGCCAAAGAGTTGGGGGATGTAAAAGTTATTTATACTGGCCCCACGACGACAACCGCCGAAGCACAAATTGAAGTTCTCAACGGCTTGATCGCTCAGGGTGTTGATGCCATTGCTATTTCTGCCAATGACCCTGACGCGCTGGTTCCGGTGCTGAAAAAGGCCATGCAGCGCGGCATTAAAGTGGTTTCATGGGATTCCGGCGTGGCAAAAGAGGGCCGCCAGATTCACCTTAATCCTTCCAATAACGCGTTGATTGGCGAAACCAACGTCAAGCTGGCGGCTGATGCTTTAAAAGCGATGAATCTGGAAAAGGGTGATGTCGCGATTCTGAGCGCAACACCCACCTCAACTAACCAGAATATCTGGATTGCTGAGATGAAAAAGGTGCTGCCGAAATACCCTTCCGTGAACCTGGTGACGGTCGCTTATGGCGATGATCTGTCTGATAAAAGCTACCGTGAAACCGTCGGCCTGTTGAAATCCTACCCGGATTTAAAAGTGATAGTCTCGCCGTCGTCCGTCGGGATTGTTGCCGCGGCGCAAGCGGTGAAAGACCAGGGCAAAATCGGCAAAGTTTATGTGACGGGCCTGGGTTTACCGTCTGAAATGGCGGGTGCGGTGAAATCTGGCGCGTCGAAAAGTTTTGCTATCTGGAACCCGATTGATTTGGGTTACGCCGCCACGTATCTGGCGGACGATTTAGTGAAAGGGACGGCGACCAAAACCGAAGCCAGCATGGGCAAACTGGGCAAAGTGAAGCTGGATGCCGACGGCAGCGGCGCGATGGCTGAGCCGTTTGTTTACGATGCCAGCAACATCGATAAATTCTCCAAAATATTCTGATTGGGTATTGGCGGGTGACGCTTTGCTTACCCGCCCTACAAAGGCCAAACGTAGGGTGGATAAGCGTTCGCGCCATCCACCATTTTGGATGGGGAATTTACCATGACACTCACTACACCATTGCTGTCCCTGAAGGGGATAACGAAAGTCTTCCCCGGTGTGCGCGCGCTTGAAAACGTCCACCTCGATTTGTGGCCAGGAAAAGTCACGGCGCTTATCGGTGAAAACGGCGCAGGTAAATCCACACTGGTTAAAGTCATGACCGGGATTTATCAGCCGGAAGAGGGCGAACTGCTTTATAAAGCGATACCGATAACGCTGCCAAACCCGGAAGCGGCGCATAAAGTCGGCATCACGGCGATTCATCAGGAAACGGTGCTGTTCGATGAACTGACCGTCACCGAAAATATTTTTGTCGGCCACTATATTTATCGCGGCTTCTTCAAGAAGCTCGACTGGCCCGCCATGCACCAACAAGCGCAAGACATCCTCACTCGCCTGGAAGTGCAAATTAACCCTCGCGCCACGCTCAAAACGCTGAGTATTGCCCAACGTCACATGGTGGCGATTGCCCGCGCGCTGTCGTTTGAAGCGCAAGTGGTGATTCTGGATGAACCGACCGCCGCACTTTCGCAGCATGAAATTGTCGAGTTCTATCAAATCGTCGAGCGCCTGAAAGCCGAGGGGAAAGCGATTCTGTTTATCTCGCACAAGTTCGACGAGATTTTTGCCATCGCCGATCACTACACCATTTTGCGCGACGGTATCTATATCAGTTCCGGACAA
Coding sequences within:
- the rhaB gene encoding rhamnulokinase; translated protein: MTLRHSVAVDLGASSGRVMLARFDSDTRSICLREIHRFTNCLKLAEASTVWDVDALEDEIRTGLQKACDEGISIDSIGIDTWGVDYVLIDREGKRVGQPISYRDSRTDGVMDTAFKQLGREDIYRRTGIQFLPFNTLYQFRALVEQQPELIDNVEHALLIPDYFCFRLTGALNWEYTNATTTQLVNINSDNWDETLLDWAGVPHKWFGTPTHPGNVIGQWICREGNKIPVVSVATHDTASAVIGAPLKDKDAAYLSSGTWSLMGFESKTPYANSAALAANITNEGGAEGRYRVLKNIMGLWLLQRVTRELGITDLSDLIDRTRQTPACRFVINPNDDRFINPESMSREIQAACRESNQPVPFTDNELARCIFDSLALLYAKTLSELATVRGRPFSCLHIVGGGSQNALLNQLCADACGIPVFAGPIEASTLGNIGCQLMALDEITDVDDFRKVVAANYELKSFSPETESEIARYIAQFPLNIQTRKEFCA
- a CDS encoding L-rhamnose isomerase, whose translation is MTTSLETAWELAKQRFAAVGVDVEAALQQLDRLPVSMHCWQGDDVAGFENPEGALSGGIQATGNYPGKARNAAELRSDLERALSLIPGPKRLNLHAIYLESEQPVSRDKIKPEHFKNWVEWAKTNKLGLDFNPSCFSHPLSADGFTLSHANDEIRQFWIDHVKASRKVSAYFGEQLGTPSVMNIWIPDGMKDITVDRLAPRQRLVAALDEAMSEKLNPQHHIDAVESKLFGIGAESYTVGSNEFYFGYATSRQTALCLDAGHFHPTEVISDKISSAMLYVPRLLLHVSRPVRWDSDHVVLLDDETQAIASEIIRHDLFDRVHIGLDFFDASINRIAAWVIGTRNMKKALLRALLEPTETLRQLELEGDYTARLALLEEQKSLPWAAVWEMYCQRNDTPVDAQWLKTVRTYEKDVLSQRA
- the rhaD gene encoding rhamnulose-1-phosphate aldolase produces the protein MQNILNAWFVEGMIKATSDAWLKGWDERNGGNITMRLDEADITPFQAEFHAAPRYIALSQPMPELANTPFIVTGSGKFFRNVQLDPAANIGVVKVDNRGTGYHILWGLENEAVPTSELASHFQSHSVRIKITGGKDRVIMHCHATNLIALTYVLENTTDVITRKLWEGSTECLVVFPDGVGILPWMVPGTDEIGTATAGEMTKHSLVLWPFHGVFGSGPTLDEAFGLIDTAEKSAEVLVKVISMGGMKQTISRDELIALGKRFGVTPLASALEL
- the rhaS gene encoding rhamnose ABC transporter substrate-binding protein: MKTKAILGCTLTVVALALSSSALAEVKIALVAKSLGNGFFEAANVGAQEAAKELGDVKVIYTGPTTTTAEAQIEVLNGLIAQGVDAIAISANDPDALVPVLKKAMQRGIKVVSWDSGVAKEGRQIHLNPSNNALIGETNVKLAADALKAMNLEKGDVAILSATPTSTNQNIWIAEMKKVLPKYPSVNLVTVAYGDDLSDKSYRETVGLLKSYPDLKVIVSPSSVGIVAAAQAVKDQGKIGKVYVTGLGLPSEMAGAVKSGASKSFAIWNPIDLGYAATYLADDLVKGTATKTEASMGKLGKVKLDADGSGAMAEPFVYDASNIDKFSKIF